The following proteins come from a genomic window of Montipora capricornis isolate CH-2021 chromosome 9, ASM3666992v2, whole genome shotgun sequence:
- the LOC138016413 gene encoding uncharacterized protein — translation MGEEIRKKAMEGLASNLAVIQSSLERKREETSTDDDECISNDDNYDSESTSTSGSGSKRGKKGKVTRKRATRLSAVQMLEQKNGRRADLKERELKLNSEELQLQNKKFEQEAAERNEKLKLELVSADLKVKDVELL, via the exons ATGGGtgaagaaataagaaaaaaagccATGGAAGGGCTGGCATCCA ACCTGGCTGTTATTCAATCTTCTCTAGAGCGTAAACGAGAAGAGACTAGTACTGATGATGATGAGTGTATTAGCAATGACGATAATTATGATTCTGAAAGTACCAGTACTTCTGGCAGTGGTTCTAAAAGAG GCAAGAAAGGCAAGGTAACAAGGAAGAGAGCAACCCGCCTTTCTGCTGTGCAGATGCTTGAACAGAAAAACGGAAGAAGAGCAGACCTAAAAGAAAGAGAACTTAAACTCAATTCTGAGGAGCTGCAACTGCAGaacaaaaagtttgaacagGAGGCTGCCGAAAGAAATGAGAAGCTGAAATTAGAACTAGTTTCTGCAGATCTTAAAGTAAAAGATGTAGAACTGCTTTGA
- the LOC138016784 gene encoding uncharacterized protein, translated as MAPFRWPSIQNDLALAKEVASRKPQTHQEWDELATVLSEVFSSDSNRVELKGRGCRERLARLIEKNEQDDKKSLKKSGTEEEYSELSQLLQDISTYRRDMEENKAKTAREKEQKKRK; from the exons ATGGCTCCGTTCAGATGGCCAAGCATACAAAATGACCTTGCCCTGGCTAAAGAAGTTGCTTCCAGAAAGCCACAAACACATCAGGAATGGGATGAATTAGCAACTGTTCTCAGTGAAGTCTTCAGTTCCGACAGCAACAGAGTTGAACTAAAGGGGCGCGGGTGCCGAGAAAGATTGGCAAGGCTCATTGAAAAGAATGAACAAGATGACAAAAAGTCGCTCAAAAA ATCTGGAACCGAGGAGGAATACAGTGAACTAAGCCAACTGCTACAGGATATCAGCACATATAGAAGAGACATGGAAGAGAATAAAGCCAAAACTGCAAGAGAGAAggaacagaaaaaaagaaagtga
- the LOC138016452 gene encoding uncharacterized protein: MTSIEENLERQGKLPSFYRRYVDDTLTIMPNMAAASSFLDTLNLAHSSVKFTMETESNGMLPFLGTQLLNRSPRIETKVYVKPTNSGLLLHFQSNVDNRYKNGLLRTMLDRAHRLSSSWSHFSDECDRLKSVFSRLKYPKQLVNSTIKRFVDSKVCDQPRPLSTAQETDNMVRVVLPFKDQNSAEFVKKQLKDLSLKVNKTIQPVFTSRKIEQELKVKEAKPPIINQQCVVYKFQCDLCDEGYVGYTRGHLHNRVKGHKQQSSAIARHYKNAHGSIPRDLLKRFEVLKKCKNNLIA, encoded by the coding sequence ATGACCTCAATCGAAGAAAACCTCGAACGACAAGGAAAACTCCCTTCGTTCTATCGAAGATATGTAGACGACACCCTGACCATCATGCCGAATATGGCGGCAGCATCTAGCTTTCTAGACacattaaaccttgcacattcaTCCGTAAAATTCACCATGGAAACTGAAAGCAATGGTATGTTGCCATTTCTGGGAACTCAGTTACTGAATCGATCTCCCCGGATAGAGACAAAGGTCTACGTAAAACCCACGAATTCAGGTCtccttctgcattttcagagCAATGTTGACAATCGGTACAAGAATGGCTTGCTGAGAACTATGCTCGATCGAGCACACCGTTTATCTTCTTCTTGGTCACACTTCTCAGACGAATGTGACCGTTTGAAGTCAGTTTTCTCACGCCTAAAGTACCCGAAACAACTCGTAAATTCCACTATCAAACGCTTTGTTGACTCAAAGGTCTGCGACCAAccgcgacctttatcaacagccCAAGAGACGGATAACATGGTTCGAGTagtcttgccatttaaagaccaaaactcagcagaatttgtaaaaaaacaacttaaggatttgagcctgaaagtaaacaaaaccatccagcctgtatttaccagcagaaaaattgaacaggaactgaaagtgaaagaggcaaagccgccgatcataaatcagcagtgtgttgtatataaatttcaatgtgacctttgtgatgaaggttatgtaggctacacacgcggacatttacacaatcgtgtaaagggacataagcaacagtcctcggctattgccagacactataagaacgcacacgggtcgatccctcgggacctgcttaaacgctttgaggtgctcaaaaaatgtaaaaacaatttgattgcttag